A genomic segment from Sciurus carolinensis chromosome 1, mSciCar1.2, whole genome shotgun sequence encodes:
- the Tchh gene encoding trichohyalin isoform X4: MSPLLKSVFDITEIFNQYASHGCDGAALSKKDLKNLLEREFGDVLRRPHDPETVDLILELLDRDCNGHVDFNEFLLLVFKVAHACYYALGQAAGLEEEERRVQDEGKGNLLQDRRQEDQRRFESRDRRLDEEPGHRRWQKRQVQERERAEEEEQRKTQKRQEQLERQRRDQEQRLQRQEQEERRAEEEQLRRRKNRDAEEYLEEEQQRRERREQRERQEEQRQRREREEQRERALQEEDERLQRQELQELKRERQEEERQLQRREQQLRREQVEERREQELSEEEEQAQARERDESLTQRWQWQLDSEAEARQSKVYSRPRRQEEQKRRREQEEERRRREQEEERRLRERELQLREQEEEEQRRDFNPQWQTEEESAKRRQRLWARPQLREQRERQLRAEERQEREQRFSQEEEQRLQRREREQELRFDEEEQLQRPERARQLQDSLSEEQERRRRQEEQRRNQNLRWQLEEESQRRHHTLYAKPGKREQLRKEEQLQREEELLQRERRRQEQERQYREEEQLQQEEQLRRESRRQQRDRQYREEELYLEDEQQRERKQRFQDEDQRGDLKWQWQPEREKEVRNNRVFSKRRENEEKIRQLDDSQALDRPFRQDRRPLQDEEEEKRKLEQERRRQQQRDREFPAEEQLEREEQREAKRQDAKFQEEEELLREEREEKRRSQERNRKFREEEEQLRRQERDRRFRGEPELRQEGEEDQLLRQEREEQFRRERDRKLREEELRQEREEEQLRRQERDRRFRQEEEQRQEREKEELRRQDRDRRFRGEQELRQEREEEQLRRQERDRRFRQEEEQRQEREKEELRHQDRDRRFRGEQELRQEREEEQLRRQERERKFRGEQKLRQEREEEQLRRRERNRKLNEEDLRQEREEEQLRRQERDRRVRGEQELRQEREEERLRREEQQLRRQEREQQLRRDRDRKFRQEEELRQEREQQLRLQERDRRFRQEPELRQEREEEQLRREEQQIRRDRDRKFHEEEELRQEREEEQLRRQERDRRFRQEREEEQLRRQERDRRFRQEEELRQEREEEQLRRQERDRRFRREGEEEQLRRQERDRRFRQEEELRQEREEEQLRRQERDRRFRQEGEEEQLRRQEHDRRFRQEEELRQEREEEQLRRQERDRRFRREGEEEQLRRQERDRRFRQEEELRQEREEEQLRRQERDRRFRQDGEEEQVRRQERDRRFRQEPELRQEREEEQLRRQERDRRFRQEGEEEQVRRQERDRRFRQEPELRQEREEEEQLRRQERDRRFRQEEELRQEREEEQLRRQERDRRFRQEGEEEQVRRQERDRRFRQEEELRQEREEEQLRRQERDRKFRQEEELRQEREEEQLHRQEQDRQYRAEEQFAREEKRRQEQELRQEEQRRRQERERKFQEEQLRRQQEEEQRRRRVRDRQSGEDKGHRQVLEPGTRQFVNVPVRSSPLYEYIQEQRSQYRP, from the exons atgtctccaCTTCTGAAAAGCGTCTTCGATATCACTGAAATTTTCAATCAGTATGCCTCACATGGTTGTGATGGGGCAGCTCTAAGCAAGAAAGACCTAAAGAACCTCCTTGAAAGAGAATTTGGAGATGTCCTTCGG AGACCACATGACCCTGAGACAGTAGATCTGATCCTGGAACTTCTGGATCGCGACTGTAACGGACATGTCGATTTCAATGAATTCCTCCTGCTGGTTTTCAAGGTGGCTCATGCTTGCTATTATGCTCTTGGCCAGGCCGCGGGgctagaggaggaggagaggagagtccaggatgaagggaagggaaaccTGTTACAAGATCGCAGACAAGAAGACCAAAGGAGATTCGAGTCCCGGGACAGACGATTGGATGAAGAACCTGGTCACCGACGCTGGCAAAAGAGGCAGGTACAGGAGAGGGAGCGCGCTGAGGAAGAGGAGCAAAGGAAGACGCAAAAGAGACAAGAGCAGCTCGAAAGGCAGCGCCGAGACCAAGAGCAGCGGCTGCAAAGGCAAGAACAGGAAGAGCGCCGAGCAGAGGAAGAGCAGCTGCGGAGACGCAAGAATCGAGATGCTGAGGAGTATCTTGAAGAAGAACAGCAAAGGCGAGAGAGGCGGGAGCAGCGGGAGCGCCAGGAAGAGCAACGGCAAAGGCGAGAGCGAGAAGAGCAGCGCGAGAGGGCGCTCCAGGAGGAAGATGAAAGGCTGCAAAGGCAAGAGCTGCAAGAGCTGAAGAGGGAGCgccaagaggaagagagacagctGCAGAGGCGTGAGCAGCAACTGAGGCGCGAGCAGGTGGAGGAGAGGCGCGAGCAGGAGTTGTCtgaagaggaggagcaggcaCAGGCCCGGGAGAGGGATGAAAGCCTCACCCAGAGGTGGCAATGGCAGCTAGACAGCGAGGCTGAAGCACGCCAGAGCAAAGTCTACTCCAGGCCTCGCAGGCAGGAGGAGCAGAAACGCCgcagagagcaggaggaagagaggcGTCGCcgggagcaggaagaggagaggcGGCTCCGGGAGCGTGAGCTGCAActgagggagcaggaggaggaggaacaacgTCGCGACTTCAACCCGCAGTGGCAGACGGAGGAAGAGAGCGCAAAGCGCCGCCAGAGGCTATGGGCCAGACCCCAGTTGCGCGAGCAGCGGGAGAGGCAGTTGAGAGCAGAGGAGCGCCAGGAGCGGGAACAACGATTCAGCCAAGAGGAAGAGCAGCGCCTCCAGCGGCGAGAGAGAGAGCAGGAATTGCGCTTCGATGAAGAGGAACAGCTCCAGCGACCTGAGCGCGCCAGACAGCTCCAAGACAGCCTCTCCGAGGAGCAGGAGAGGAGGCGACGTCAGGAGGAGCAGCGCCGCAACCAAAACTTGAGGTGGCAACTAGAGGAAGAAAGCCAAAGACGCCACCACACGCTGTACGCCAAACCCGGCAAGCGTGAGCAGCTCAGGAAGGAGGAGCAGCTGCAGCGGGAGGAAGAGCTACTGCAGAGGGAAAGGAGGCGCCAGGAGCAGGAAAGGCAATATCGGGAGGAAGAgcagctgcagcaggaggagcagctgcgGAGGGAAAGCAGGCGCCAGCAGCGGGACAGGCAATATCGGGAGGAAGAGCTGTATCTCGAGGACGAGCAGCAGCGGGAAAGGAAGCAGCGGTTCCAGGATGAGGATCAGCGCGGTGATCTGAAATGGCAATGGCaaccagaaagagaaaaggaagttcGTAATAACAGGGTTTTTTCCAAACgcagagagaatgaagaaaagatcCGGCAGCTGGATGATTCTCAGGCGTTGGACAGACCTTTCCGGCAGGATCGGCGGCCCCTGcaagatgaagaggaagagaagagaaagctaGAGCAAGAAAGGAGGCGCCAACAACAGCGCGACCGGGAATTCCCTGCGGAAGAACAGCTGGAGCGAGAGGAGCAAAGAGAAGCGAAAAGGCAAGATGCGAAGttccaagaggaagaggagctactgagggaagaaagagaagagaaaagacgCAGTCAGGAGAGAAACCGAAAGTTCCGTGAGGAGGAAGAGCAGCTGAGACGCCAAGAGCGCGACAGAAGATTCCGCGGGGAGCCCGAGCTCCgccaggaaggggaggaagatCAGCTGCTCCGCCAGGAACGCGAGGAACAGTTTCGCCGGGAGCGCGACAGAAAACTCCGTGAGGAAGAGCTCCgccaggaaagggaggaggagcagctgcGCCGCCAGGAGCGCGATAGAAGATTCCGTCAGGAAGAAGAGCAACgccaggaaagggagaaggaggagctGCGCCGCCAGGACCGCGATAGAAGATTCCGCGGAGAACAAGAGCTCCgccaggaaagggaggaggagcagctgcGCCGCCAGGAGCGCGATAGAAGATTCCGTCAGGAAGAAGAGCAACgccaggaaagggagaaggaggagctGCGCCACCAGGACCGCGATAGAAGATTCCGCGGAGAACAAGAGCTCCgccaggaaagggaagaggagcaGCTGCGCCGCCAGGAGCGCGAGAGAAAATTCCGCGGAGAACAAAAGCTCCgccaggaaagggaggaggagcagctgcGCCGCCGGGAACGCAACAGAAAACTCAATGAGGAAGATCTCCGccaggaaagagaggaggagcaGCTGCGCCGCCAGGAGCGCGACCGAAGAGTCCGCGGAGAACAAGAGCTCcgccaggaaagggaggaagagcgACTGCGACGTGAGGAACAGCAGCTGCGCCGCCAGGAACGCGAGCAGCAGCTGCGCCGCGACCGCGATAGAAAATTCCGTCAGGAAGAAGAGCTCCGCCAGGAAAGAGAGCAGCAATTGCGCCTCCAGGAGCGCGACAGACGATTCCGCCAGGAACCAGAGCTCCgccaggaaagggaggaggagcagctgcGCCGTGAGGAACAGCAGATTCGCCGGGATCGCGACAGAAAATTCCACGAGGAAGAAGAGCTCCGccaggaaagagaggaggaacaGCTGCGTCGCCAGGAGCGGGATAGAAGATTCCgccaggaaagggaa gaggagcagctgcGTCGCCAGGAGCGCGACAGACGATTCCGTCAGGAAGAAGAGCTCCgccaggaaagggaggaggagcagctgcGCCGCCAGGAGCGCGACAGAAGATTCCGccgggaaggagaagaggagcagCTGCGTCGCCAGGAGCGCGATAGAAGATTCCGTCAGGAAGAAGAGCTCCgccaggaaagggaggaggagcagctgcGTCGCCAGGAGCGCGACAGAAGATTCCgccaggaaggagaagaggagcagCTGCGTCGCCAGGAGCACGACAGACGATTCCGCCAGGAAGAAGAGCTCCgccaggaaagggaggaggagcagctgcGTCGCCAGGAGCGCGACAGAAGATTCCGccgggaaggagaagaggagcagCTGCGTCGCCAGGAGCGCGACAGACGATTCCGCCAGGAAGAAGAGCTCCgccaggaaagggaggaggagcagctgcGCCGCCAGGAGCGCGACAGACGATTCCGCCAGGATGGAGAAGAGGAGCAGGTGCGTCGCCAGGAGCGCGACAGACGATTCCGCCAGGAACCAGAGCTCcgccaggagagggaggaggagcagctgcGCCGCCAGGAGCGCGACAGACGATTCCgccaggaaggagaagaggagcagGTGCGTCGCCAGGAGCGCGACAGACGATTCCGCCAGGAACCAGAGCTCcgccaggagagggaggaggaggagcagctgcgCCGCCAGGAGCGCGATAGAAGATTCCGCCAGGAAGAAGAGCTCCgccaggaaagggaggaggagcagctgcGCCGCCAGGAGCGCGATAGAAGATTCCgccaggaaggagaagaggagcagGTGCGTCGCCAGGAGCGCGACAGACGATTCCGCCAGGAAGAAGAGCTCCgccaggaaagggaggaggagcagctgcGCCGCCAGGAGCGCGACAGAAAATTCCGTCAGGAAGAAGAGCTCCgccaggaaagggaggaggagcagctgcACCGCCAGGAACAGGACCGTCAGTATCGGGCGGAGGAACAATTTGCCAGGGAGGAGAAGCGTCGCCAGGAACAAGAATTGCGGCAAGAAGAGCAGAGACGTCGCCAGGAGCGGGAGAGGAAATTCCAAGAAGAGCAACTCCGCcgccagcaggaggaggagcagaggcgCCGCCGAGTCCGGGATAGACAATCCGGAGAAGACAAGGGTCATAGGCAGGTCCTGGAGCCTGGCACGCGTCAGTTCGTCAATGTTCCAGTGCGCTCCAGCCCTCTCTATGAGTACATCCAAGAGCAGAGATCTCAGTACCGCCCTTAA
- the Tchh gene encoding trichohyalin isoform X1, producing MSPLLKSVFDITEIFNQYASHGCDGAALSKKDLKNLLEREFGDVLRRPHDPETVDLILELLDRDCNGHVDFNEFLLLVFKVAHACYYALGQAAGLEEEERRVQDEGKGNLLQDRRQEDQRRFESRDRRLDEEPGHRRWQKRQVQERERAEEEEQRKTQKRQEQLERQRRDQEQRLQRQEQEERRAEEEQLRRRKNRDAEEYLEEEQQRRERREQRERQEEQRQRREREEQRERALQEEDERLQRQELQELKRERQEEERQLQRREQQLRREQVEERREQELSEEEEQAQARERDESLTQRWQWQLDSEAEARQSKVYSRPRRQEEQKRRREQEEERRRREQEEERRLRERELQLREQEEEEQRRDFNPQWQTEEESAKRRQRLWARPQLREQRERQLRAEERQEREQRFSQEEEQRLQRREREQELRFDEEEQLQRPERARQLQDSLSEEQERRRRQEEQRRNQNLRWQLEEESQRRHHTLYAKPGKREQLRKEEQLQREEELLQRERRRQEQERQYREEEQLQQEEQLRRESRRQQRDRQYREEELYLEDEQQRERKQRFQDEDQRGDLKWQWQPEREKEVRNNRVFSKRRENEEKIRQLDDSQALDRPFRQDRRPLQDEEEEKRKLEQERRRQQQRDREFPAEEQLEREEQREAKRQDAKFQEEEELLREEREEKRRSQERNRKFREEEEQLRRQERDRRFRGEPELRQEGEEDQLLRQEREEQFRRERDRKLREEELRQEREEEQLRRQERDRRFRQEEEQRQEREKEELRRQDRDRRFRGEQELRQEREEEQLRRQERDRRFRQEEEQRQEREKEELRHQDRDRRFRGEQELRQEREEEQLRRQERERKFRGEQKLRQEREEEQLRRRERNRKLNEEDLRQEREEEQLRRQERDRRVRGEQELRQEREEERLRREEQQLRRQEREQQLRRDRDRKFRQEEELRQEREQQLRLQERDRRFRQEPELRQEREEEQLRREEQQIRRDRDRKFHEEEELRQEREEEQLRRQERDRRFRQEREEEQLRRQERDRRFRQEEELRQEREEEQLRRQDRDRRFRQEEELRQEREEEQLRRQERDRRFRQEEELRQEREEEQLRRQERDRRFRREGEEEQLRRQERDRRFRQEEELRQEREEEQLRRQERDRRFRQEGEEEQLRRQEHDRRFRQEEELRQEREEEQLRRQERDRRFRREGEEEQLRRQERDRRFRQEEELRQEREEEQLRRQERDRRFRQDGEEEQVRRQERDRRFRQEPELRQEREEEQLRRQERDRRFRQEGEEEQVRRQERDRRFRQEPELRQEREEEEQLRRQERDRRFRQEEELRQEREEEQLRRQERDRRFRQEGEEEQVRRQERDRRFRQEEELRQEREEEQLRRQERDRKFRQEEELRQEREEEQLHRQEQDRQYRAEEQFAREEKRRQEQELRQEEQRRRQERERKFQEEQLRRQQEEEQRRRRVRDRQSGEDKGHRQVLEPGTRQFVNVPVRSSPLYEYIQEQRSQYRP from the exons atgtctccaCTTCTGAAAAGCGTCTTCGATATCACTGAAATTTTCAATCAGTATGCCTCACATGGTTGTGATGGGGCAGCTCTAAGCAAGAAAGACCTAAAGAACCTCCTTGAAAGAGAATTTGGAGATGTCCTTCGG AGACCACATGACCCTGAGACAGTAGATCTGATCCTGGAACTTCTGGATCGCGACTGTAACGGACATGTCGATTTCAATGAATTCCTCCTGCTGGTTTTCAAGGTGGCTCATGCTTGCTATTATGCTCTTGGCCAGGCCGCGGGgctagaggaggaggagaggagagtccaggatgaagggaagggaaaccTGTTACAAGATCGCAGACAAGAAGACCAAAGGAGATTCGAGTCCCGGGACAGACGATTGGATGAAGAACCTGGTCACCGACGCTGGCAAAAGAGGCAGGTACAGGAGAGGGAGCGCGCTGAGGAAGAGGAGCAAAGGAAGACGCAAAAGAGACAAGAGCAGCTCGAAAGGCAGCGCCGAGACCAAGAGCAGCGGCTGCAAAGGCAAGAACAGGAAGAGCGCCGAGCAGAGGAAGAGCAGCTGCGGAGACGCAAGAATCGAGATGCTGAGGAGTATCTTGAAGAAGAACAGCAAAGGCGAGAGAGGCGGGAGCAGCGGGAGCGCCAGGAAGAGCAACGGCAAAGGCGAGAGCGAGAAGAGCAGCGCGAGAGGGCGCTCCAGGAGGAAGATGAAAGGCTGCAAAGGCAAGAGCTGCAAGAGCTGAAGAGGGAGCgccaagaggaagagagacagctGCAGAGGCGTGAGCAGCAACTGAGGCGCGAGCAGGTGGAGGAGAGGCGCGAGCAGGAGTTGTCtgaagaggaggagcaggcaCAGGCCCGGGAGAGGGATGAAAGCCTCACCCAGAGGTGGCAATGGCAGCTAGACAGCGAGGCTGAAGCACGCCAGAGCAAAGTCTACTCCAGGCCTCGCAGGCAGGAGGAGCAGAAACGCCgcagagagcaggaggaagagaggcGTCGCcgggagcaggaagaggagaggcGGCTCCGGGAGCGTGAGCTGCAActgagggagcaggaggaggaggaacaacgTCGCGACTTCAACCCGCAGTGGCAGACGGAGGAAGAGAGCGCAAAGCGCCGCCAGAGGCTATGGGCCAGACCCCAGTTGCGCGAGCAGCGGGAGAGGCAGTTGAGAGCAGAGGAGCGCCAGGAGCGGGAACAACGATTCAGCCAAGAGGAAGAGCAGCGCCTCCAGCGGCGAGAGAGAGAGCAGGAATTGCGCTTCGATGAAGAGGAACAGCTCCAGCGACCTGAGCGCGCCAGACAGCTCCAAGACAGCCTCTCCGAGGAGCAGGAGAGGAGGCGACGTCAGGAGGAGCAGCGCCGCAACCAAAACTTGAGGTGGCAACTAGAGGAAGAAAGCCAAAGACGCCACCACACGCTGTACGCCAAACCCGGCAAGCGTGAGCAGCTCAGGAAGGAGGAGCAGCTGCAGCGGGAGGAAGAGCTACTGCAGAGGGAAAGGAGGCGCCAGGAGCAGGAAAGGCAATATCGGGAGGAAGAgcagctgcagcaggaggagcagctgcgGAGGGAAAGCAGGCGCCAGCAGCGGGACAGGCAATATCGGGAGGAAGAGCTGTATCTCGAGGACGAGCAGCAGCGGGAAAGGAAGCAGCGGTTCCAGGATGAGGATCAGCGCGGTGATCTGAAATGGCAATGGCaaccagaaagagaaaaggaagttcGTAATAACAGGGTTTTTTCCAAACgcagagagaatgaagaaaagatcCGGCAGCTGGATGATTCTCAGGCGTTGGACAGACCTTTCCGGCAGGATCGGCGGCCCCTGcaagatgaagaggaagagaagagaaagctaGAGCAAGAAAGGAGGCGCCAACAACAGCGCGACCGGGAATTCCCTGCGGAAGAACAGCTGGAGCGAGAGGAGCAAAGAGAAGCGAAAAGGCAAGATGCGAAGttccaagaggaagaggagctactgagggaagaaagagaagagaaaagacgCAGTCAGGAGAGAAACCGAAAGTTCCGTGAGGAGGAAGAGCAGCTGAGACGCCAAGAGCGCGACAGAAGATTCCGCGGGGAGCCCGAGCTCCgccaggaaggggaggaagatCAGCTGCTCCGCCAGGAACGCGAGGAACAGTTTCGCCGGGAGCGCGACAGAAAACTCCGTGAGGAAGAGCTCCgccaggaaagggaggaggagcagctgcGCCGCCAGGAGCGCGATAGAAGATTCCGTCAGGAAGAAGAGCAACgccaggaaagggagaaggaggagctGCGCCGCCAGGACCGCGATAGAAGATTCCGCGGAGAACAAGAGCTCCgccaggaaagggaggaggagcagctgcGCCGCCAGGAGCGCGATAGAAGATTCCGTCAGGAAGAAGAGCAACgccaggaaagggagaaggaggagctGCGCCACCAGGACCGCGATAGAAGATTCCGCGGAGAACAAGAGCTCCgccaggaaagggaagaggagcaGCTGCGCCGCCAGGAGCGCGAGAGAAAATTCCGCGGAGAACAAAAGCTCCgccaggaaagggaggaggagcagctgcGCCGCCGGGAACGCAACAGAAAACTCAATGAGGAAGATCTCCGccaggaaagagaggaggagcaGCTGCGCCGCCAGGAGCGCGACCGAAGAGTCCGCGGAGAACAAGAGCTCcgccaggaaagggaggaagagcgACTGCGACGTGAGGAACAGCAGCTGCGCCGCCAGGAACGCGAGCAGCAGCTGCGCCGCGACCGCGATAGAAAATTCCGTCAGGAAGAAGAGCTCCGCCAGGAAAGAGAGCAGCAATTGCGCCTCCAGGAGCGCGACAGACGATTCCGCCAGGAACCAGAGCTCCgccaggaaagggaggaggagcagctgcGCCGTGAGGAACAGCAGATTCGCCGGGATCGCGACAGAAAATTCCACGAGGAAGAAGAGCTCCGccaggaaagagaggaggaacaGCTGCGTCGCCAGGAGCGGGATAGAAGATTCCgccaggaaagggaagaggagcaGCTGCGTCGCCAGGAGCGCGACAGACGATTCCGTCAGGAAGAAGAGCTCCgccaggaaagggaggaggagcagctgcGCCGCCAGGACCGCGATAGAAGATTCCGTCAGGAAGAAGAGCTCCgccaggaaagggaggaggagcagctgcGTCGCCAGGAGCGCGACAGACGATTCCGTCAGGAAGAAGAGCTCCgccaggaaagggaggaggagcagctgcGCCGCCAGGAGCGCGACAGAAGATTCCGccgggaaggagaagaggagcagCTGCGTCGCCAGGAGCGCGATAGAAGATTCCGTCAGGAAGAAGAGCTCCgccaggaaagggaggaggagcagctgcGTCGCCAGGAGCGCGACAGAAGATTCCgccaggaaggagaagaggagcagCTGCGTCGCCAGGAGCACGACAGACGATTCCGCCAGGAAGAAGAGCTCCgccaggaaagggaggaggagcagctgcGTCGCCAGGAGCGCGACAGAAGATTCCGccgggaaggagaagaggagcagCTGCGTCGCCAGGAGCGCGACAGACGATTCCGCCAGGAAGAAGAGCTCCgccaggaaagggaggaggagcagctgcGCCGCCAGGAGCGCGACAGACGATTCCGCCAGGATGGAGAAGAGGAGCAGGTGCGTCGCCAGGAGCGCGACAGACGATTCCGCCAGGAACCAGAGCTCcgccaggagagggaggaggagcagctgcGCCGCCAGGAGCGCGACAGACGATTCCgccaggaaggagaagaggagcagGTGCGTCGCCAGGAGCGCGACAGACGATTCCGCCAGGAACCAGAGCTCcgccaggagagggaggaggaggagcagctgcgCCGCCAGGAGCGCGATAGAAGATTCCGCCAGGAAGAAGAGCTCCgccaggaaagggaggaggagcagctgcGCCGCCAGGAGCGCGATAGAAGATTCCgccaggaaggagaagaggagcagGTGCGTCGCCAGGAGCGCGACAGACGATTCCGCCAGGAAGAAGAGCTCCgccaggaaagggaggaggagcagctgcGCCGCCAGGAGCGCGACAGAAAATTCCGTCAGGAAGAAGAGCTCCgccaggaaagggaggaggagcagctgcACCGCCAGGAACAGGACCGTCAGTATCGGGCGGAGGAACAATTTGCCAGGGAGGAGAAGCGTCGCCAGGAACAAGAATTGCGGCAAGAAGAGCAGAGACGTCGCCAGGAGCGGGAGAGGAAATTCCAAGAAGAGCAACTCCGCcgccagcaggaggaggagcagaggcgCCGCCGAGTCCGGGATAGACAATCCGGAGAAGACAAGGGTCATAGGCAGGTCCTGGAGCCTGGCACGCGTCAGTTCGTCAATGTTCCAGTGCGCTCCAGCCCTCTCTATGAGTACATCCAAGAGCAGAGATCTCAGTACCGCCCTTAA